One window of the Rosa rugosa chromosome 3, drRosRugo1.1, whole genome shotgun sequence genome contains the following:
- the LOC133739204 gene encoding cytochrome P450 CYP82D47-like has translation MEFPLPYLSSSPSTILGFLLFILSLLLWITKISNNNAARKRGAPEAAGAWPLVGHLPLLGGSLPPHITLGNMADKYGPLFTIKLGVHRSLIVSSWDMAKECLTTNDRVFANRPKLLVSEVMGYNYAMFGFSTYGPYWRQMRKVATLELLSNHRLENLRHVRESEVKACTKNIYDLWKQNKSSDHVLVDMKRWFGDVTMNTMFRMVVGKRFLLEASSEREKEENERCRKALREFFRLAGEFVMADAVPFLRWLDLGGHEKAMKKTAKELDHVLERWLEEHKLKRSTNSTFTSHEPDDFMDMMLSVLDDSILEFRGYTTADTINKATCLALILGGTDTTTVTLTWALSLLVNNPSILKKAQNELDTKVGRNRQVNESDVKNLVYLQAIIKETLRLYPAVPLLAPHESTEDCTVGNYHVPAKTRLIVNIWKLHRDPNVWLDPCIFQPERFLTSHEDFDVRGQNFELIPFGSGRRICPGISLALQVIELTLAHLLHGFEITAPSDEPVDMSETVGLTNMKATPLEVLLIPRLPVDIYEYVSL, from the exons ATGGAGTTCCCTCTTCCATATCTCAGTTCTTCTCCATCCACCATACTTGgctttttattgtttattcTCTCTTTATTGCTATGGATAACAAAAATTTCCAACAATAACGCAGCCAGAAAGAGGGGAGCACCGGAAGCAGCCGGTGCATGGCCATTAGTTGGTCACCTTCCCCTCTTAGGCGGCTCACTTCCGCCGCATATAACCTTGGGTAACATGGCTGACAAGTATGGACCGCTCTTCACAATCAAACTCGGCGTGCACCGATCTCTTATTGTGAGCAGTTGGGACATGGCCAAAGAGTGTCTAACCACCAACGACAGAGTCTTTGCTAATCGCCCGAAGCTATTAGTCTCAGAGGTTATGGGATACAACTATGCCATGTTTGGGTTCAGTACCTATGGTCCTTACTGGCGCCAGATGCGCAAGGTAGCCACCCTGGAGCTCCTCTCGAACCACCGCTTGGAGAACCTCAGGCACGTTCGTGAATCCGAGGTGAAGGCTTGTACCAAGAACATTTACGATTTGTGGAAGCAAAACAAAAGCTCAGATCATGTGTTGGTGGACATGAAGAGGTGGTTCGGAGACGTAACGATGAACACCATGTTTAGGATGGTTGTAGGGAAGCGGTTCCTACTTGAGGCTAGCTCGGAGCGTGAGAAGGAGGAGAACGAAAGGTGTCGAAAGGCGTTGAGGGAGTTTTTCAGATTGGCCGGTGAGTTTGTGATGGCGGATGCAGTGCCTTTTCTTAGGTGGTTAGATTTGGGCGGACACGAGAAGGCAATGAAGAAGACGGCAAAGGAACTAGATCATGTTCTGGAACGATGGTTGGAAGAGCATAAGCTAAAACGTAGTACTAATTCTACTTTTACTTCGCATGAGCCTGACGATTTCATGGATATGATGCTTTCTGTTCTTGATGATAGTATACTGGAGTTTCGTGGGTACACTACTGCTGACACCATCAACAAAGCTACTTGCCTG GCTCTTATATTAGGAGGAACAGACACCACAACAGTAACATTAACATGGGCTCTTTCATTACTAGTGAACAACCCTTCAATCTTAAAGAAAGCTCAAAATGAATTAGACacaaaagttggccggaatagACAAGTGAATGAATCGGACGTGAAGAACCTCGTCTATCTCCAAGCCATTATCAAAGAAACCTTGCGCTTATACCCTGCTGTACCACTCCTCGCACCCCATGAATCCACAGAAGACTGCACCGTAGGTAACTACCATGTACCCGCCAAAACACGTCTAATCGTCAATATTTGGAAGCTTCACCGGGATCCAAATGTCTGGCTAGATCCCTGCATTTTCCAGCCTGAAAGGTTCCTTACAAGCCATGAGGATTTTGATGTTAGGGGCCAAAATTTTGAGCTCATACCGTTTGGAAGTGGTAGAAGAATATGTCCAGGAATTTCTTTGGCACTTCAAGTTATAGAACTCACTCTAGCTCATCTGTTGCATGGGTTTGAAATTACAGCCCCATCAGATGAACCAGTCGATATGAGTGAGACTGTTGGGTTAACAAACATGAAGGCCACACCATTAGAGGTCCTTCTCATACCACGCCTTCCTGTTGACATCTATGAATACGTCTCATTATAA
- the LOC133736352 gene encoding inactive protein kinase SELMODRAFT_444075-like isoform X2, whose amino-acid sequence MVGERSDKVIVAVKAEKVISNTALAWALTHVVQPGDCVTLLAIISPLKTGNRFWRFPRFSGDCGSRRREDLPDRICQISESCSQMVLQFHNQIQVTVRIKVVLSTPGGTVAAEATYNGANWVVLDKKLKQERKHCMEELGCNIVVMNGSQPKVLKLNLGCSDELQTQFFSAASSPGTRLRRLEEHRMNTTPVSSPEEPSSSCTRTTGEGSSSSYDTVTSLFLVYEQNPLFEGQQVRNHRPHDLEDPYEELDSIGERLITLCKPQTSTLASTQSVLWIPQNHSGDRKHSKPQAYKKSHKVRSPTFQTLFDEYAQFDQDTSIDRAEPRENHNKGYITNSNIRDAVSLGTSSSIPPPLCSLCQHKTPVFGKPPKQFSYQELEEATDAFSDVNFLAEGGFGVVHRGVLRDGQIIAVKQLKFGGSQADADFCREVRVLSCAQHRNVVLLIGYCIEGKSRLLVYEYICNSSLDFHLHGNRTPLDYESRLKIATGTARGLRYLHEDCRVGCIVHRDLRPNNILLTHDFEPLVADFGLARWHSEWETSTEDRCIGTSGYLAPEYIDSGQITHKVDVYAFGVVLLELMTGRRIGELHYVRGHHFLEEWLHRLATLEPNHISPISYHLLDPNMASESPDFPYQLQAMARAASLCLRRDPEFRPSMSKLIRVLEGGDPVVPIGLDLNTVGSRSGHLPGLSSQRQPKPRGNHSRKLSH is encoded by the exons ATGGTTGGGGAGCGCTCCGATAAAGTAATAGTGGCGGTGAAGGCGGAGAAGGTGATTTCCAACACCGCGTTGGCATGGGCGCTCACTCACGTAGTTCAACCCGGCGACTGCGTCACCTTGCTCGCCATCATCTCTCCCCTTAAAACTG GTAACAGGTTCTGGAGATTTCCGAGATTCAGCGGAGACTGCGGGAGTCGGCGCAGGGAGGATTTGCCGGATCGGATTTGTCAGATCTCCGAGTCTTGTTCTCAGATGGTGCTTCAGTTTCATAATCAAATCCAG GTAACAGTGAGGATTAAGGTAGTTTTAAGTACTCCCGGTGGTACTGTGGCAGCCGAAGCAACATACAATGGAGCCAACTGGGTCGTACTGGACAA AAAACTGAAACAAGAGAGGAAGCATTGCATGGAGGAACTTGGATGCAACATTGTTGTAATGAACGGGTCTCAGCCTAAAGTCCTAAAGCTGAATCTGGGGTGCTCAGATGAACTCCAAACCCAATTCTTTTCTGCTGCTTCCTCACCAGGAACTCGCCTTCGAAGATTGGAAGAGCATAGGATGAATACCACTCCAGTGAGTAGTCCTGAAGAACCAAGTAGCTCCTGCACAAGAACGACAGGGGAAGGTTCATCATCAAGTTACGACACTGTGACTTCTCTTTTCCTTGTCTATGAGCAGAATCCTTTATTTGAAGGACAACAAGTGAGAAATCACAGACCACATGATTTGGAAGATCCATATGAAGAACTTGACTCAATTGGAGAAAGGCTTATAACTCTGTGTAAGCCCCAAACATCAACTCTAGCTTCTACGCAGAGTGTCTTATGGATCCCTCAAAACCACAGTGGTGATAGAAAGCACTCCAAACCCCAAGCTTATAAAAAATCACACAAAGTAAGATCTCCCACTTTCCAAACTCTATTTGACGAGTATGCACAGTTTGATCAAGATACAAGCATTGACAGAGCTGAACCCAGGGAAAACCATAACAAAGGCTACATTACTAATTCAAACATTAGGGATGCTGTTTCCTTGGGTACATCTTCCTCAATACCTCCTCCTTTATGCTCTCTATGCCAACATAAAACACCAGTTTTTGGAAAACCTCCAAAACAGTTCTCTTACCAAGAATTAGAGGAAGCTACGGACGCGTTCTCAGATGTTAACTTCTTGGCAGAAGGTGGCTTCGGTGTGGTTCATAGAGGGGTGTTGAGAGACGGCCAAATTATTGCCGTGAAGCAGTTGAAGTTCGGTGGTTCTCAAGCAGATGCTGATTTCTGTAGGGAAGTGCGTGTATTGAGCTGTGCACAACACAGGAATGTTGTGTTGCTCATTGGGTATTGTATTGAAGGCAAGTCAAGGTTACTGGTTTATGAGTACATCTGCAACAGCTCCTTGGATTTCCATTTACATG GAAACAGAACTCCCCTGGATTACGAATCAAGGCTAAAGATAGCTACTGGAACTGCTCGTGGATTAAGATATCTTCATGAAGATTGCAGAGTGGGTTGTATAGTGCACAGAGACCTCAGACCGAACAATATCCTTCTGACCCACGATTTTGAACCTCTG GTTGCGGACTTTGGGCTTGCTAGATGGCACTCTGAATGGGAGACCAGCACTGAGGACCGGTGTATTGGAACTTCAGG GTATCTTGCACCAGAATATATAGACAGTGGTCAAATTACACATAAGGTAGATGTGTACGCATTTGGAGTTGTTTTGTTGGAGCTTATGACAGGTCGGAGAATCGGTGAATTGCATTATGTCAGGGGACATCATTTTTTGGAAGAATGGTTGCACCGGTTAGCTACATTAGAGCCAAACCATATCTCACCAATTTCCTATCACTTGCTGGATCCAAACATGGCCTCCGAATCCCCCGACTTTCCCTATCAACTACAGGCAATGGCTCGTGCTGCTTCCTTGTGTCTTCGTCGAGATCCTGAATTCAGACCCTCAATGTCAAAG TTAATCAGAGTACTAGAAGGAGGTGATCCAGTTGTTCCTATTGGCCTGGACTTGAACACAGTTGGTAGTAGAAGTGGCCATTTGCCTGGACTAAGCTCACAAAGGCAGCCTAAACCCAGAGGAAACCACTCTCGTAAACTATCACATTGA
- the LOC133736352 gene encoding inactive protein kinase SELMODRAFT_444075-like isoform X1, whose translation MVGERSDKVIVAVKAEKVISNTALAWALTHVVQPGDCVTLLAIISPLKTGNRFWRFPRFSGDCGSRRREDLPDRICQISESCSQMVLQFHNQIQVTVRIKVVLSTPGGTVAAEATYNGANWVVLDKKLKQERKHCMEELGCNIVVMNGSQPKVLKLNLGCSDELQTQFFSAASSPGTRLRRLEEHRMNTTPVSSPEEPSSSCTRTTGEGSSSSYDTVTSLFLVYEQNPLFEGQQVRNHRPHDLEDPYEELDSIGERLITLCKPQTSTLASTQSVLWIPQNHSGDRKHSKPQAYKKSHKVRSPTFQTLFDEYAQFDQDTSIDRAEPRENHNKGYITNSNIRDAVSLGTSSSIPPPLCSLCQHKTPVFGKPPKQFSYQELEEATDAFSDVNFLAEGGFGVVHRGVLRDGQIIAVKQLKFGGSQADADFCREVRVLSCAQHRNVVLLIGYCIEGKSRLLVYEYICNSSLDFHLHGVAGNRTPLDYESRLKIATGTARGLRYLHEDCRVGCIVHRDLRPNNILLTHDFEPLVADFGLARWHSEWETSTEDRCIGTSGYLAPEYIDSGQITHKVDVYAFGVVLLELMTGRRIGELHYVRGHHFLEEWLHRLATLEPNHISPISYHLLDPNMASESPDFPYQLQAMARAASLCLRRDPEFRPSMSKLIRVLEGGDPVVPIGLDLNTVGSRSGHLPGLSSQRQPKPRGNHSRKLSH comes from the exons ATGGTTGGGGAGCGCTCCGATAAAGTAATAGTGGCGGTGAAGGCGGAGAAGGTGATTTCCAACACCGCGTTGGCATGGGCGCTCACTCACGTAGTTCAACCCGGCGACTGCGTCACCTTGCTCGCCATCATCTCTCCCCTTAAAACTG GTAACAGGTTCTGGAGATTTCCGAGATTCAGCGGAGACTGCGGGAGTCGGCGCAGGGAGGATTTGCCGGATCGGATTTGTCAGATCTCCGAGTCTTGTTCTCAGATGGTGCTTCAGTTTCATAATCAAATCCAG GTAACAGTGAGGATTAAGGTAGTTTTAAGTACTCCCGGTGGTACTGTGGCAGCCGAAGCAACATACAATGGAGCCAACTGGGTCGTACTGGACAA AAAACTGAAACAAGAGAGGAAGCATTGCATGGAGGAACTTGGATGCAACATTGTTGTAATGAACGGGTCTCAGCCTAAAGTCCTAAAGCTGAATCTGGGGTGCTCAGATGAACTCCAAACCCAATTCTTTTCTGCTGCTTCCTCACCAGGAACTCGCCTTCGAAGATTGGAAGAGCATAGGATGAATACCACTCCAGTGAGTAGTCCTGAAGAACCAAGTAGCTCCTGCACAAGAACGACAGGGGAAGGTTCATCATCAAGTTACGACACTGTGACTTCTCTTTTCCTTGTCTATGAGCAGAATCCTTTATTTGAAGGACAACAAGTGAGAAATCACAGACCACATGATTTGGAAGATCCATATGAAGAACTTGACTCAATTGGAGAAAGGCTTATAACTCTGTGTAAGCCCCAAACATCAACTCTAGCTTCTACGCAGAGTGTCTTATGGATCCCTCAAAACCACAGTGGTGATAGAAAGCACTCCAAACCCCAAGCTTATAAAAAATCACACAAAGTAAGATCTCCCACTTTCCAAACTCTATTTGACGAGTATGCACAGTTTGATCAAGATACAAGCATTGACAGAGCTGAACCCAGGGAAAACCATAACAAAGGCTACATTACTAATTCAAACATTAGGGATGCTGTTTCCTTGGGTACATCTTCCTCAATACCTCCTCCTTTATGCTCTCTATGCCAACATAAAACACCAGTTTTTGGAAAACCTCCAAAACAGTTCTCTTACCAAGAATTAGAGGAAGCTACGGACGCGTTCTCAGATGTTAACTTCTTGGCAGAAGGTGGCTTCGGTGTGGTTCATAGAGGGGTGTTGAGAGACGGCCAAATTATTGCCGTGAAGCAGTTGAAGTTCGGTGGTTCTCAAGCAGATGCTGATTTCTGTAGGGAAGTGCGTGTATTGAGCTGTGCACAACACAGGAATGTTGTGTTGCTCATTGGGTATTGTATTGAAGGCAAGTCAAGGTTACTGGTTTATGAGTACATCTGCAACAGCTCCTTGGATTTCCATTTACATG GTGTGGCAGGAAACAGAACTCCCCTGGATTACGAATCAAGGCTAAAGATAGCTACTGGAACTGCTCGTGGATTAAGATATCTTCATGAAGATTGCAGAGTGGGTTGTATAGTGCACAGAGACCTCAGACCGAACAATATCCTTCTGACCCACGATTTTGAACCTCTG GTTGCGGACTTTGGGCTTGCTAGATGGCACTCTGAATGGGAGACCAGCACTGAGGACCGGTGTATTGGAACTTCAGG GTATCTTGCACCAGAATATATAGACAGTGGTCAAATTACACATAAGGTAGATGTGTACGCATTTGGAGTTGTTTTGTTGGAGCTTATGACAGGTCGGAGAATCGGTGAATTGCATTATGTCAGGGGACATCATTTTTTGGAAGAATGGTTGCACCGGTTAGCTACATTAGAGCCAAACCATATCTCACCAATTTCCTATCACTTGCTGGATCCAAACATGGCCTCCGAATCCCCCGACTTTCCCTATCAACTACAGGCAATGGCTCGTGCTGCTTCCTTGTGTCTTCGTCGAGATCCTGAATTCAGACCCTCAATGTCAAAG TTAATCAGAGTACTAGAAGGAGGTGATCCAGTTGTTCCTATTGGCCTGGACTTGAACACAGTTGGTAGTAGAAGTGGCCATTTGCCTGGACTAAGCTCACAAAGGCAGCCTAAACCCAGAGGAAACCACTCTCGTAAACTATCACATTGA
- the LOC133736352 gene encoding proline-rich receptor-like protein kinase PERK3 isoform X3 codes for MEELGCNIVVMNGSQPKVLKLNLGCSDELQTQFFSAASSPGTRLRRLEEHRMNTTPVSSPEEPSSSCTRTTGEGSSSSYDTVTSLFLVYEQNPLFEGQQVRNHRPHDLEDPYEELDSIGERLITLCKPQTSTLASTQSVLWIPQNHSGDRKHSKPQAYKKSHKVRSPTFQTLFDEYAQFDQDTSIDRAEPRENHNKGYITNSNIRDAVSLGTSSSIPPPLCSLCQHKTPVFGKPPKQFSYQELEEATDAFSDVNFLAEGGFGVVHRGVLRDGQIIAVKQLKFGGSQADADFCREVRVLSCAQHRNVVLLIGYCIEGKSRLLVYEYICNSSLDFHLHGVAGNRTPLDYESRLKIATGTARGLRYLHEDCRVGCIVHRDLRPNNILLTHDFEPLVADFGLARWHSEWETSTEDRCIGTSGYLAPEYIDSGQITHKVDVYAFGVVLLELMTGRRIGELHYVRGHHFLEEWLHRLATLEPNHISPISYHLLDPNMASESPDFPYQLQAMARAASLCLRRDPEFRPSMSKLIRVLEGGDPVVPIGLDLNTVGSRSGHLPGLSSQRQPKPRGNHSRKLSH; via the exons ATGGAGGAACTTGGATGCAACATTGTTGTAATGAACGGGTCTCAGCCTAAAGTCCTAAAGCTGAATCTGGGGTGCTCAGATGAACTCCAAACCCAATTCTTTTCTGCTGCTTCCTCACCAGGAACTCGCCTTCGAAGATTGGAAGAGCATAGGATGAATACCACTCCAGTGAGTAGTCCTGAAGAACCAAGTAGCTCCTGCACAAGAACGACAGGGGAAGGTTCATCATCAAGTTACGACACTGTGACTTCTCTTTTCCTTGTCTATGAGCAGAATCCTTTATTTGAAGGACAACAAGTGAGAAATCACAGACCACATGATTTGGAAGATCCATATGAAGAACTTGACTCAATTGGAGAAAGGCTTATAACTCTGTGTAAGCCCCAAACATCAACTCTAGCTTCTACGCAGAGTGTCTTATGGATCCCTCAAAACCACAGTGGTGATAGAAAGCACTCCAAACCCCAAGCTTATAAAAAATCACACAAAGTAAGATCTCCCACTTTCCAAACTCTATTTGACGAGTATGCACAGTTTGATCAAGATACAAGCATTGACAGAGCTGAACCCAGGGAAAACCATAACAAAGGCTACATTACTAATTCAAACATTAGGGATGCTGTTTCCTTGGGTACATCTTCCTCAATACCTCCTCCTTTATGCTCTCTATGCCAACATAAAACACCAGTTTTTGGAAAACCTCCAAAACAGTTCTCTTACCAAGAATTAGAGGAAGCTACGGACGCGTTCTCAGATGTTAACTTCTTGGCAGAAGGTGGCTTCGGTGTGGTTCATAGAGGGGTGTTGAGAGACGGCCAAATTATTGCCGTGAAGCAGTTGAAGTTCGGTGGTTCTCAAGCAGATGCTGATTTCTGTAGGGAAGTGCGTGTATTGAGCTGTGCACAACACAGGAATGTTGTGTTGCTCATTGGGTATTGTATTGAAGGCAAGTCAAGGTTACTGGTTTATGAGTACATCTGCAACAGCTCCTTGGATTTCCATTTACATG GTGTGGCAGGAAACAGAACTCCCCTGGATTACGAATCAAGGCTAAAGATAGCTACTGGAACTGCTCGTGGATTAAGATATCTTCATGAAGATTGCAGAGTGGGTTGTATAGTGCACAGAGACCTCAGACCGAACAATATCCTTCTGACCCACGATTTTGAACCTCTG GTTGCGGACTTTGGGCTTGCTAGATGGCACTCTGAATGGGAGACCAGCACTGAGGACCGGTGTATTGGAACTTCAGG GTATCTTGCACCAGAATATATAGACAGTGGTCAAATTACACATAAGGTAGATGTGTACGCATTTGGAGTTGTTTTGTTGGAGCTTATGACAGGTCGGAGAATCGGTGAATTGCATTATGTCAGGGGACATCATTTTTTGGAAGAATGGTTGCACCGGTTAGCTACATTAGAGCCAAACCATATCTCACCAATTTCCTATCACTTGCTGGATCCAAACATGGCCTCCGAATCCCCCGACTTTCCCTATCAACTACAGGCAATGGCTCGTGCTGCTTCCTTGTGTCTTCGTCGAGATCCTGAATTCAGACCCTCAATGTCAAAG TTAATCAGAGTACTAGAAGGAGGTGATCCAGTTGTTCCTATTGGCCTGGACTTGAACACAGTTGGTAGTAGAAGTGGCCATTTGCCTGGACTAAGCTCACAAAGGCAGCCTAAACCCAGAGGAAACCACTCTCGTAAACTATCACATTGA
- the LOC133736354 gene encoding protein JINGUBANG, protein MRDKMFADDSSLPRASTFGNAVHSDPNISASAMSPDVIHDYQMRNSSAAAFDPTRLSGEGSPMTMSPWNQNSASPFTKSPWTPFEDKVPKNGLLGSLIREEGHIYSLAATGDLLYTGSDSKNIRVWKNLKEYSGFKSNSGLVKAIVISGEKLFTGHQDGKIRVWRVSSKDPKVHKRAGTMPTLMDIFKYSVKPSNYVQVRKTKTLWIRHSDAVSCLSLSEDKRLLYSASWDRTLKVWRIDTSKCIESIHAHDDAVNSVVASVEGLLYTGAADGTVKVWKKEQSGKMIKHSLVQTLLKQESAVTALAVSASGSLVYCGSSDGLVNFWEREKQLSHGGVLKGHRLAVLCLAAAGSLVFSGSADKTICVWRRDGVIHTCLSVLAGHTGPVKCLAVEEDRERSTNGDHRWIVYSGSLDKSVKVWGVSEQAPELTPMSMQTRLITDADSLPSEGSYSSSSRSGQETRH, encoded by the coding sequence ATGAGAGACAAGATGTTTGCCGATGACAGCAGCTTACCTAGGGCCAGTACTTTCGGCAATGCCGTCCATTCCGATCCCAATATTTCGGCCTCCGCCATGTCCCCCGACGTCATTCACGACTACCAAATGCGAAACAGTAGCGCCGCGGCCTTCGACCCCACCCGGCTCAGCGGCGAGGGCTCTCCCATGACTATGTCACCATGGAACCAGAACTCTGCCTCTCCGTTCACCAAGTCGCCATGGACGCCGTTCGAAGACAAGGTCCCCAAGAACGGCCTCCTCGGCTCTCTCATTCGCGAGGAAGGCCACATCTACTCTCTGGCCGCCACCGGAGACCTTCTGTACACCGGTTCCGACAGCAAGAATATCAGAGTATGGAAGAATCTCAAGGAGTACAGCGGCTTCAAGTCTAACAGCGGCTTGGTGAAAGCAATTGTTATCTCCGGAGAGAAGCTCTTCACAGGTCACCAGGACGGCAAGATTAGGGTTTGGAGAGTCTCTTCCAAAGACCCGAAAGTTCACAAACGAGCCGGGACGATGCCGACTCTGATGGACATTTTCAAGTACTCCGTCAAACCCAGCAACTACGTTCAAGTTAGGAAAACGAAAACGCTTTGGATCAGGCACTCCGACGCCGTTTCGTGTCTGAGCTTGAGCGAAGACAAGAGGCTTTTGTATTCAGCCTCCTGGGACCGCACGCTAAAAGTCTGGCGTATCGACACCTCCAAATGCATCGAGTCCATCCACGCGCACGACGACGCCGTTAACTCCGTCGTGGCCAGCGTGGAAGGGCTGTTGTACACCGGCGCGGCGGACGGGACGGTGAAGGTTTGGAAGAAGGAGCAGAGTGGGAAGATGATCAAACACTCTTTGGTGCAGACGCTGCTGAAGCAAGAGAGTGCGGTGACCGCACTCGCGGTGAGCGCGTCTGGGTCTCTCGTCTACTGTGGGTCGTCGGATGGGTTGGTTAATTTCTGGGAGCGCGAGAAGCAGTTATCGCATGGTGGGGTCCTCAAGGGGCACAGGCTGGCTGTGCTGTGCTTGGCGGCGGCTGGGAGCTTGGTGTTCAGCGGCTCGGCTGATAAGACCATATGCGTGTGGAGGAGGGACGGCGTGATCCACACGTGCCTGTCGGTTTTGGCGGGCCACACTGGGCCGGTGAAGTGCTTGGCCGTTGAGGAGGATCGTGAACGTTCGACCAACGGCGATCACCGGTGGATCGTGTACAGTGGGAGCCTGGATAAGTCTGTGAAGGTGTGGGGGGTGTCGGAGCAAGCTCCGGAGCTCACTCCCATGTCCATGCAGACCCGGTTGATTACCGACGCCGACTCGCTACCGTCCGAGGGAAGCTACTCTTCTTCGAGCCGGTCCGGCCAGGAGACAAGGCACTGA
- the LOC133737921 gene encoding ATP synthase gamma chain, chloroplastic-like, with protein sequence MALSMWVSLKSSFLQNPDPLLPQISRPSCHSQSPRTPAIRCGLRELRERIDSIKSTQKITEAMKLVAAARVRRAQDAVINGRPFSETLVEVLYDINEQLQGEDVDIPLTNVRPVKKVALVVITSDRGLCGGFNNALTKKAQTRIVELRKFGLEVVLISVGKKGNSYFMRRLEIKVDRLMEGGAFPTAKETSINLNPLLNPIASFPLIIVIPSFSSSCFISTIYGFLVLTEKGRKKEREEEEDDTIWCFSPPM encoded by the coding sequence ATGGCTTTATCCATGTGGGTCTCTTTAAAATCTTCATTTCTGCAAAACCCAGATCCTCTTTTGCCCCAAATCTCACGCCCAAGTTGTCACTCCCAATCTCCACGAACCCCAGCGATCCGCTGCGGTCTGCGTGAGCTCCGAGAGAGAATTGATTCCATTAAGAGCACCCAGAAAATCACAGAAGCCATGAAGCTTGTAGCGGCTGCCAGGGTACGAAGAGCTCAAGACGCAGTCATCAATGGCCGGCCCTTCTCTGAGACCCTTGTGGAGGTTTTATACGACATCAATGAGCAGCTTCAAGGTGAAGACGTTGATATCCCTTTGACTAATGTTAGACCTGTCAAGAAAGTAGCCCTTGTGGTCATTACCAGTGATAGAGGTCTGTGTGGTGGTTTCAACAATGCATTGACTAAGAAAGCGCAGACCCGAATTGTGGAGTTGAGGAAATTTGGATTGGAGGTGGTTCTGATCAGCGTTGGGAAGAAGGGAAACTCGTATTTTATGCGTAGGCTGGAGATTAAGGTGGATAGGTTGATGGAAGGAGGGGCGTTTCCGACTGCgaaagaaacttcaatcaaCTTAAATCCCCTTCTCAATCCGATAGCTTCTTTTCCTTTGATTATCGTCATTCcctccttctcttcttcctgCTTCATCTCCACCATTTATGGGTTCTTAGTTCTTACAGAGAAGGGAAGAAAAAAggaaagggaagaagaagaagacgacacGATATGGTGCTTCAGTCCACCAATGTGA